From the genome of Turicibacter faecis, one region includes:
- a CDS encoding PspC domain-containing protein, with amino-acid sequence MSNKRLYKVREGAMIAGVCQGIANYLNMDATVVRLLWAMITIFSFGTGFILYIACIFIIPDQLTVKRQQKEEQQKKTVFDSTEYKVKDSDK; translated from the coding sequence ATGTCGAATAAACGGTTATATAAAGTCCGTGAAGGCGCAATGATTGCGGGAGTTTGCCAAGGAATTGCGAATTATTTAAACATGGATGCAACGGTTGTTCGTTTACTTTGGGCGATGATTACAATTTTTTCTTTCGGAACAGGTTTTATTTTATACATTGCATGTATTTTTATTATTCCGGATCAATTAACGGTTAAACGTCAACAAAAAGAGGAACAACAAAAAAAGACAGTCTTTGATTCGACGGAATATAAAGTGAAAGATTCGGATAAATAA
- a CDS encoding cysteine hydrolase family protein — MSYEISKLLQASEVTLKEILRLIEESPSLSLKSFNPNQTAIVVIDMVNGFVKEGPMSSPRIQTIIPPIAHLMKAAKEGAFQLVAFADSHEESSVEFLSYPPHCLCGTAESEIVDELKEIGGYQLIHKASTNGFLEAEFHAWLQEHQMVENFILVGDCTDICVEQFAITLKTYFNTINRQSRIIVPVNATETYDLGAHHGDLMHLLALYKMQMNGIELVQEIND, encoded by the coding sequence ATGTCTTATGAAATTTCTAAGCTACTTCAAGCAAGCGAAGTAACCTTAAAAGAAATACTACGCCTAATAGAAGAGTCACCTAGTCTTTCGCTTAAATCATTCAATCCAAACCAAACAGCAATCGTTGTGATCGATATGGTCAATGGATTTGTGAAAGAGGGACCCATGTCTTCTCCAAGAATTCAAACCATTATTCCACCTATTGCTCACTTGATGAAGGCCGCAAAAGAAGGGGCTTTTCAGTTGGTTGCTTTTGCTGATTCACATGAAGAATCATCGGTTGAATTTTTATCTTATCCGCCCCACTGTTTATGCGGAACAGCTGAGAGCGAAATCGTCGATGAACTAAAAGAAATTGGGGGCTATCAATTAATCCATAAAGCTTCAACAAACGGCTTTTTAGAAGCTGAGTTTCATGCCTGGCTTCAAGAGCATCAAATGGTTGAAAACTTTATCCTCGTGGGTGACTGTACGGATATTTGTGTCGAACAATTTGCCATCACCTTAAAAACTTACTTTAATACGATTAACCGCCAAAGCCGAATTATCGTTCCGGTTAATGCGACAGAAACTTACGACCTTGGTGCGCATCACGGAGATCTGATGCACCTGTTGGCGCTTTATAAAATGCAAATGAACGGAATTGAACTCGTTCAAGAAATTAATGACTAG
- a CDS encoding nicotinate phosphoribosyltransferase produces the protein MNLKSVNLTMLVDFYELTMAHGYFENGMEDQIAYFDMFFRRVPDEGGFAIMAGLEQLIEYLKNLKFTDDDIDYLRSKNIFSEAFLTYLKNFKFSCDIYAIAEGTPIFPNEPILTVRGPIIQAQFIETMILLSINHQSLIATKSNRIVRAANGRPVLELGARRAQGADGAILGARAAYIGGCMGTACTISDRDFNVPALGTMAHSWVQTFDTEYEAFKKYAELYPQNCTLLVDTYNTLKSGIPNAIKVFKEVLIPKGYAPGAIRIDSGDAAYLAKKARKLLDEAGLFDTKIVISNSLDEYIIKDLLIQKAPIDSFGVGERLITSKTEPVFGGVYKIVAVEKEGKMIPKIKISNNIEKITNPGAKQVYRLYDRETKKAIADVITLAHEKIDETQPYTIFDPEHTWKRKEITNFIARPLLTPIFIKGKLVYQSPTLEEIVAYSKEQINTLWEEVLRFEKPHTYYVDLSNELWTLKTNLLEKYSK, from the coding sequence ATGAACTTAAAATCAGTCAATTTAACAATGCTCGTTGATTTTTACGAGTTAACAATGGCACATGGTTATTTTGAAAACGGAATGGAAGATCAAATCGCTTATTTTGATATGTTTTTCCGTCGTGTTCCCGATGAGGGCGGATTTGCTATTATGGCAGGTCTAGAACAACTTATTGAATACTTAAAAAACCTAAAGTTTACAGACGATGATATTGATTACCTACGAAGTAAAAATATTTTTTCAGAAGCTTTTTTAACCTATCTTAAAAACTTCAAGTTTTCGTGCGATATTTATGCGATTGCTGAAGGTACCCCTATCTTCCCAAATGAACCTATCCTAACCGTTCGTGGGCCTATTATTCAAGCGCAATTTATTGAGACGATGATCTTACTTAGTATCAATCATCAATCATTAATCGCAACGAAATCTAACCGTATTGTCCGCGCCGCTAATGGGCGTCCCGTTCTTGAATTAGGAGCACGCCGTGCCCAAGGAGCTGATGGAGCTATTTTAGGGGCACGCGCTGCTTATATTGGAGGATGCATGGGAACGGCATGCACGATATCAGATCGTGACTTTAATGTACCAGCGCTTGGAACAATGGCACATAGTTGGGTACAAACCTTTGACACAGAATATGAAGCATTCAAAAAATATGCTGAACTTTATCCGCAAAACTGTACCCTCCTCGTCGATACTTACAATACGTTAAAGTCAGGAATTCCAAATGCTATTAAAGTCTTTAAAGAAGTCCTTATTCCGAAAGGATACGCCCCTGGAGCTATTCGTATTGATAGTGGGGACGCCGCATATTTAGCTAAAAAGGCTCGCAAGTTACTTGATGAGGCCGGACTCTTCGACACAAAAATTGTGATTTCAAATTCTTTGGATGAATATATTATCAAAGATTTACTCATCCAAAAGGCACCGATTGATTCTTTTGGCGTCGGTGAACGTCTAATTACCTCAAAAACAGAACCGGTTTTTGGAGGCGTTTATAAAATTGTAGCGGTTGAAAAGGAAGGAAAAATGATTCCTAAAATTAAAATTAGTAATAATATTGAAAAAATTACTAACCCTGGGGCTAAACAAGTCTATCGTTTATACGATCGTGAAACGAAAAAGGCCATTGCTGATGTGATTACCCTCGCTCATGAAAAAATTGACGAAACGCAACCTTATACGATTTTCGATCCTGAACATACGTGGAAACGTAAAGAAATTACTAATTTTATTGCCCGTCCTCTTCTTACACCGATTTTCATTAAGGGTAAACTGGTTTATCAATCCCCTACTCTTGAAGAGATTGTCGCTTATTCTAAAGAACAAATAAATACACTTTGGGAAGAAGTCTTACGTTTTGAAAAACCTCATACTTATTATGTCGATCTTTCAAATGAGCTATGGACGTTAAAAACGAATCTATTAGAAAAATATTCTAAATAA
- the rpsT gene encoding 30S ribosomal protein S20, translating to MPNIKSQIKRVKTNEKRRQFNASYKASMRTAIKNVEVAIETKNVEAAKEAYNTANKKLDKAVAKGICHKNFAARQKSRLSKKINALG from the coding sequence ATGCCAAATATTAAATCACAAATTAAACGTGTGAAAACAAACGAAAAACGTCGTCAATTCAATGCTTCTTACAAAGCATCTATGCGTACTGCAATCAAAAACGTTGAGGTTGCTATCGAAACTAAAAACGTTGAGGCTGCAAAAGAAGCTTACAATACAGCTAACAAAAAATTAGACAAAGCTGTTGCAAAAGGAATTTGCCACAAAAACTTCGCAGCTCGTCAAAAATCACGTTTAAGCAAAAAAATCAACGCTTTAGGATAA
- a CDS encoding SpoIIIAH-like family protein: protein MNKNSYVTAALFVVFVLLTVFYVSIGDGTENDAKVGSTSAVPQANLEMKETDAQSAEELTAKEDGKEVKETKEAKGTKEEKKDEKTSSIQIQRSEVKKAESELVAQLKSIIASKDSDATEKSEAKDDLDKITKDTQHQTVLESLIKAKGYDDVLVRTNEETVQVFLEGTEEPTLEQTNEIIMMAKTEFATNPDVHVQFKSIK, encoded by the coding sequence ATGAACAAAAATTCATATGTAACAGCAGCATTATTCGTGGTTTTCGTATTATTAACAGTTTTCTACGTAAGCATTGGGGATGGAACAGAAAATGATGCAAAAGTAGGATCAACATCAGCTGTTCCGCAAGCAAATTTAGAAATGAAAGAAACAGACGCTCAATCAGCAGAAGAGTTAACAGCAAAAGAAGATGGAAAAGAAGTAAAAGAAACAAAAGAAGCAAAAGGAACAAAAGAAGAGAAAAAGGATGAAAAAACAAGCTCAATTCAAATTCAACGCTCAGAAGTTAAAAAGGCAGAGAGTGAATTAGTTGCACAATTAAAATCAATCATTGCAAGCAAAGACTCTGATGCAACAGAAAAAAGCGAAGCTAAAGATGATTTAGACAAAATTACAAAAGATACGCAACATCAAACGGTACTTGAATCTTTAATTAAAGCTAAAGGATATGATGATGTTTTAGTTCGTACAAATGAAGAAACAGTTCAAGTTTTCTTAGAGGGGACAGAGGAGCCAACATTAGAGCAAACAAATGAAATCATCATGATGGCAAAAACTGAATTTGCAACAAACCCAGATGTACACGTACAGTTCAAATCAATTAAATAG
- a CDS encoding stage III sporulation protein AF produces MLYEYAKQIIAMFFLIAIVNLLVIPASYKKIITFYLHFFIIVIILKPVISIMNNEVTSLIDSVSFLDEGKFDESIQYYQGLIETDLSQMTLSEMEARVESSGEKCGIQILGFEFGDVLTLEMAKTDSESKTCMLNQLGLKQEDVIFKGGD; encoded by the coding sequence ATGCTATATGAATATGCAAAACAGATTATCGCCATGTTTTTCTTGATAGCTATTGTCAATTTATTGGTGATTCCGGCTTCGTACAAAAAAATAATTACGTTTTATCTTCACTTTTTTATCATTGTTATCATTTTAAAGCCGGTGATTAGTATAATGAATAATGAGGTGACGTCACTCATCGATTCAGTTTCCTTTCTTGATGAAGGGAAGTTTGATGAATCCATTCAGTATTATCAAGGATTGATTGAAACTGATTTATCTCAAATGACATTGAGTGAGATGGAGGCGCGGGTTGAATCCTCAGGTGAAAAGTGTGGAATTCAAATCTTAGGGTTTGAATTTGGTGATGTACTCACACTAGAGATGGCCAAGACTGATTCAGAGTCTAAAACGTGTATGCTCAATCAGCTTGGTCTGAAGCAAGAGGATGTTATCTTTAAAGGAGGGGATTGA
- a CDS encoding stage III sporulation protein AE, which yields MDAAEFDLSTFENIWSEIYQQYDWLMDADYLDKTNLLKVENFNLVGFFQSLGDYALHELTTGFTQFKSILIFLIVIALFQNIQSTFSTKYEKVTNIVLKLILMVQLFQLFIFYHDYVLDILTRYMNIVVAIFPMLLSLITITGALWNQTLFKPAVVFLINASYFFINAISLPLTVIGTIFGFINQINVEDLYGRLISFVNKVALWTLGGYFAFFLALMSIQNMTLSFADGLFFRTTQNLMNHIPVIGTRFTDTIVSVVSTLSILRNSVGLLGVITLVVVVSFPIIKVGVSLILFRLLTGVIQPIVSKDYIKILDVFNTGLMNLLVIMIIIGVMFIFTFFIILYSSNMMLLTN from the coding sequence ATGGATGCAGCAGAATTTGATCTATCGACATTTGAAAATATATGGTCTGAAATCTATCAACAGTATGATTGGTTGATGGATGCCGATTATTTAGATAAAACAAATTTATTAAAAGTTGAAAATTTTAATTTGGTTGGTTTTTTTCAATCGTTAGGTGACTACGCGTTGCATGAATTAACAACCGGATTTACCCAGTTTAAAAGTATTTTAATTTTTTTAATCGTCATCGCCCTTTTTCAAAATATTCAATCTACTTTTTCAACAAAGTATGAGAAAGTAACGAATATTGTTTTAAAACTGATCTTAATGGTTCAATTATTTCAACTCTTCATTTTTTATCATGATTACGTCTTAGATATTTTAACGAGATATATGAACATTGTGGTCGCTATTTTCCCGATGCTGCTCTCATTGATTACCATTACGGGGGCGCTTTGGAATCAGACGTTATTTAAACCTGCGGTGGTATTTTTAATCAATGCATCGTACTTTTTTATTAATGCCATTAGTCTTCCACTCACAGTTATTGGAACGATCTTTGGGTTTATTAATCAGATTAATGTAGAGGATTTATACGGTCGATTAATAAGTTTTGTTAATAAAGTAGCTTTGTGGACATTAGGTGGGTATTTCGCCTTTTTCTTGGCGCTGATGTCTATTCAGAATATGACACTAAGTTTTGCAGACGGATTGTTCTTTAGAACCACGCAAAATTTAATGAATCATATTCCAGTCATTGGAACACGCTTTACAGATACAATCGTTTCAGTTGTATCAACGCTATCTATCTTAAGAAATAGCGTGGGGCTTTTGGGTGTTATTACACTAGTGGTCGTTGTTAGTTTTCCGATCATTAAAGTAGGAGTCAGTCTGATTCTTTTTCGATTGCTAACTGGAGTCATTCAACCAATTGTAAGTAAAGACTATATTAAAATTTTAGATGTCTTTAATACGGGTCTTATGAACTTGTTAGTCATTATGATCATTATCGGGGTCATGTTTATTTTCACGTTCTTCATTATTTTATACAGCTCAAATATGATGCTATTAACGAACTAA
- a CDS encoding stage III sporulation protein AD: protein MYLLLNEVSSKYAKCFSLVLLTYFFMMALQLLSSIIGQITNVFLDFNIGQQYVTIIIRLIGIVYYAEFVSFLLAETSLGNVGKMFEYIVKLYLIGYSLPMIIKLFELILSVV, encoded by the coding sequence ATGTATTTATTGTTAAATGAAGTTAGTTCTAAATACGCCAAGTGTTTTAGTTTAGTTCTATTGACGTATTTTTTTATGATGGCCTTGCAACTTTTATCAAGTATTATTGGTCAAATTACAAATGTCTTTCTTGACTTTAATATAGGGCAGCAATACGTTACGATTATTATTCGGTTAATCGGAATTGTTTATTATGCGGAGTTTGTAAGTTTTTTGCTTGCAGAAACGAGCCTTGGAAATGTCGGAAAAATGTTTGAGTATATCGTGAAACTTTATTTAATAGGATACAGTTTACCGATGATTATTAAGTTATTTGAGCTTATTTTATCGGTTGTCTAG
- a CDS encoding SpoIIIAC/SpoIIIAD family protein, which produces MPMVDVTGLLRFAGVAFLLGFVALFFKKFDVGKEISDLVMLAGYVYMLVFIVQLIEVLMTSLRTIFML; this is translated from the coding sequence ATGCCAATGGTTGATGTTACAGGATTACTAAGGTTTGCAGGAGTGGCTTTTCTGCTTGGATTTGTTGCGTTATTTTTCAAAAAATTTGATGTGGGGAAAGAGATTAGCGATTTGGTAATGTTGGCCGGATACGTGTATATGCTCGTTTTTATCGTCCAGTTAATTGAAGTTTTAATGACGAGCTTACGAACAATCTTTATGTTGTAA